DNA from Rosa rugosa chromosome 6, drRosRugo1.1, whole genome shotgun sequence:
AACCCGAATTCGGTACTTGCCAACCTTCTTCCCCTGCTTATCAATCTCCTGAAAATCTCCCAAAGTATATCCGATCATTGTCATCACCCTTTCAGATCTAAATGCAGGTGGAATACCCTGCAGTGTGATCCAATAAGAGGACTTCACCAAAGGCACCTTCTCAATTGGCATAACCCCATCATACTCCGCCAAAGCCACGGGAGCACGGTTAAACCCCCATGGCGCAcccctccaaaccctagctcggTCTGTAGGATCCGAAAAAGTGAACAAAACCCGACCTCCTTCAGCTTCTTCAACTTGCAGCGTCCCATTGACCCTCCAAGCAGATCTGAACATACCTAGGAAGGAGCGAACCTTGAATTCCCTAGCAGTGAGGAGTTTCCCAACCATAAAGACTTCAGATTGCCACAAGCCCTTACCTTGCGATGGATGGAGATCTACCTTCTTCTTTCCCTCTGCCAGTGCAAGAGAGGAGGCGAGTCGGGCAGCCATGGCATCAACGGAACTCATGATGAGGCAGTTGAAACTTGAACAGAAcggcaaaaccctaaccctagagagagagagagagagcggtgttcttctttttttcctattAAGGAGTTTTTTTTAGGAAACCCATTTGTTTGAACAATACGTTGCTGATATATAATTTTACACACTAAATATTACTATTAGTGCAATGTATTTGTTCTATTCTGGATATATGTTGGCATTATTTATGGTAGACAAACATATTTTCGTGAACTTACCATTCAAGTCGTACTTCGCTCTGCCCAGTACTATTTGGTTTAGTGATATTTGTTTTTTGTGGCAATCGATCCAGTAACGTTGGCTTTTGAGTTGTAATATTATAAGTTATTTATTGATCTTtttactccaaaaaaaaaaatgcatagtTTGATGACTTGATCATTGAGAACCTTTTAAAGTGTGTATCACTCTCATAGagttcaagttttttttttttgggaaaaattcaccaacggtgtctggacacttaggggattttcagaatgatacctgaacttacaaagttatcaatgtgatacctggactcattttttcgtatcaacatcgtacctatgaccaatttccgtaacggctccgtgacggaaattggccgtaggtatcacattgatacgaaaaaatgagtccaggtatcacattgataactttgtaagttcaggtatcattctgaaagtccctaagtgtccagacaccgttggtgaatttttcccaattttacacgtgcgatgcacgtgagtcacttaatgaagacaaaatgaccgatttaccctcaaattctttctttcttttcttttctttttttctttattcttctttctttcttcttcttcttttctggtttcttcttcccctgatttgaatcatcaagattcaaatcatcttgctcgtccgattcctaccgccgatcgccgatcaaacaccgctgctacgtctcaatccaccttcatgcaccacagatgtttctagttcccccaacttcaaatcctatagcaaattgaaattgtgcattgaggcttcaccactcactccgagttcatccccgcgccgttgccaatgacttgaccataacaacctccaccaccgcacaacaacgtcgtcctccgctgcttctcgattgggtttggggataaggactgcttcttcctccaccgctagcaaAATTGTGGAGGCTCAatgccacattctaagggccaccgaCCGGAAGGACagccacagcaaggtttgcaccaccaaaggcccaagggaccgcagcatccggctcgtcgcccacaccgccattcaattctacgacatgcaggactggcttggatacgaccagcctagcaaggtcgttgattggctaatcaagaaagccaaggccgcaatcaacgagcttgactagctgccaccgtggaacccaaactaaatttatgttcatacaacattttctccgacgaggcagatatccgccgcgcaggacacgcacaacgtgagcctcaatttctagatggtggaggctccgagttctttgtctactaatcggcgaggcacaatggtgggtagcagcggagtggcgaagctggtgaataagaacagctcgaattttttgcaggtgaggatggtgtggaggccgaagttgttaatctttgtctgcctaaaattgcctctgatcgaagttgggctagaggccgaagttttcggctaaaccgatgaagttgcaggtgaggatggtgtggaggtggtgttgcatgtcgggaacgaaggagaggatggaggggtgggattggagttgtgatttgagagtggaaggCTGGCggagtctgagtttctgatcaatggtgtataaaagggggtcagaggagagaacgagagtggtggtggtcaagtcattggcggcggcggcggggatgaacttggagtgagcggtgaagcctcaatgcacaatttcaatttgctataggatttgaagttggaggaaccagaaacatctgtggtgcatgaaggtggattgagacgcagcggcggtgtttgatcagTGATCGGCgatgggaatcggacgagcaagatgatttgaatcttgatgattcaaatcaggggaagaagaaaccagaaaagaagaagaagaaagaaagaagaataaagaaaaaaagaaaagaaaagaaagaaagaatttgagggtaaatcggtcattttgtcttcattaagtgactcacgtgcatcgcacgtgtaaaattgggaaaaattcaccaacggtgtctggacacttagggactttcagaatgatacctgaacttacaaagttatcaatgtgatacctggactcattttttcgtatcaatgtgatacctacgaccaatttccgtcacggagccgttacagaaattggccgtaggtatcacattgatacaaaaaaatgagtccaggtatcacattgataactttgtaagttcaggtattattctgaaagtcccctaagtgtccagacactgttggtgaatttttccctttttttttttgataagaaaagaaaactatTTAAAGAAGGAAGCCTCTTGGGCAACCAAAGTTTACAACATCAAACATTAAAGCTCTAGCAGCCTCACTTGGGACCCTATCACTCCAAGACCTCATAGAGTTCAAGTTCAAAACTTCACGCGTAACCATTTATATTTCATAACAAGCAACCATTTTTATTCATCAAAAACTTGAAGCTCAAgcttttttcaaatttttatgattttcaaggtttgaactttgaactcgTGGAGTCAAAAGTAAAATTCATTTGTTATCTTTCTTCATAGACTTAAAGTCTAAAAGGGATTCCACATTTTCACCACAGGAGGTTTCAGAATTCAGATTAACGTAGGCAGTTGCGTCACCACAATAATGAATTAAGTTTAGCCCcacaaaatgtttttttttttttttttttttttgtttaatggTAAATAATATATCACCTACTACAAGAATAGTAGAATAAATCTGTTGGTATTATAAAGGGAAAGTGGGGCCTTCAGTTCTCCTAAATCTCAAACTCTGTTCTCTCCCAGCTATTCATCAATGGCGGAATCAACTAAGAGGTACTACTACTACACATCTCTGTAACacagtttcttctttttctcctctctttctGAACTTGCTTCTCGTGTTTTCCAGGTATGCAGTTGTGACAGGATCAAACAAAGGAATCGGATTCGAAACTGTAAGGCAGTTGGCCTCAAAGGGAATCACTGTGGTGTTAACTGCTAGAGACGAGAAGAGGGGCCTTGAAGCTGTTGAGAAACTGAAAGAATCTGGCCTCTCAGGCCAAGTAGTTTTTCACCAACTTGATGTGGCTGACCCTGCTAGTATTGCTTCTCTGGCACAATTCATCAAAACACAGTATGGAAGACTCGATATTTTGGTATGGTCCAACCTCTTTCCTTGAAAGTTCTGTCCTTTGGAGTTGAGCTCATCAATACTACCTTTCTCAATTGTAGCACATGTATTAGATTGAGTGGTTGACGTGTACCCCATGCGTTGTTTTCCTTTGTTGGTAAAATAGTTTTAAAACTTTGATTGTTGAACTTTGACAGGTGAACAATGCTGCGATTTTTGGAGCTATAATTGATAATACTGATGGTTTTAAAGCTGCAATTGAATCTGGTGCTGTAAGTCTTATAACTTATTTCTCTGTTGTTCCACTACTGGACACGAAAAGATGCATTTTTGATGAAATGATGCTTCTAAACCATGGTTAATTATGTTGCTCTTAGTTTCTCTTTGGGGTTCTTCTGTTTCATTGCTCAGCATATAACACAATTCTATTGATAGCCATTGACAACTAGATGCTTTCATTAGTTCAATGTACTAATGTATTTTGATATTTGGTTCTGGCCAAAGATTGGTCTATTTGAGTTGATCCCATGCCTTTTTCCTATATCTTTGCAAAGTAAGTCATCTGAGAGTTCAAGAGACcgtaaaaaaataaattcttTTTCTTACTGGTTCATGCAGGGACCAGGACAGATTGATTATACAAAGTTGCTGACTGAAACTTATGAGTTAACAGAAGAATGCTTGCAAATCAATTATTATGGTGCTAAAAGAACAGCTGAAGCACTAATTCCACTCCTCCAGCTATCTGATTCACCAAGGATTGTTAATGTTTCATCCTCCGCGGGGAAGTTAAAGAACATACCAAGTGATCGAGTGAAAGGAGTTCTTAGTACTGATGTCGAGAACCTGAGCGAAGAGAGTGTAGATGAAATATTAACAGAGTTTCTAAACGACCTCAAGGAGAGTTTACTTGAAAGCAAGGGTTGGCCTTCTGCGATGTCAGGCTATATACTCTCAAAAGCAGCAATGAATGCATATACAAGGATTCTAGCCAAGAAGTACCCTGGTTTTCGCGTCAACTTTGTCTGCCCTGGCTATGCCAAAACAGATATAAACTTAAATACCGGTGGCTTGCCTGTTGAAGAAGGTGCTGCAAGTGTCGTGAATTTAGCATTGCTGCCTAATGATGGCCCCACAGGCCAATTCTTTTTTCGGTCTGAAGTACAAAGTCTTTAAACGAAGATTGATTTATGCAAATATATGTCAGTTGTAGCTGATTAAATTTGGAACCGCTGTTTCTTAATAAAATTCAGTGAATCCGTTATGTAATATGTTTCATGATATATAGCATCACCTTGGAGATTACAGTCCTAATTCTGCAATAATTTGTATATGATGCGTGTATTAGGAGAAAAAAATATTCCTTTATCCTTGCAAATTGCTATTGGAATGCTGTGCTAATTCGAGACGCTTCATATGCAGACCATGAAGTAACCTCGTCAATCCTCTCTATTCCACTGTCTCAAGAAGAAGGTGATAAAGTGGTCTGGCACTTTAACAAGAATGGTAATTTCTCTTTTAAAAGGAAACTCTTGGGGTTTTAAGCAAGAACGAACAAGTTTGTTGAACGGTAATAAGGAA
Protein-coding regions in this window:
- the LOC133714886 gene encoding (+)-neomenthol dehydrogenase-like, which gives rise to MAESTKRYAVVTGSNKGIGFETVRQLASKGITVVLTARDEKRGLEAVEKLKESGLSGQVVFHQLDVADPASIASLAQFIKTQYGRLDILVNNAAIFGAIIDNTDGFKAAIESGAGPGQIDYTKLLTETYELTEECLQINYYGAKRTAEALIPLLQLSDSPRIVNVSSSAGKLKNIPSDRVKGVLSTDVENLSEESVDEILTEFLNDLKESLLESKGWPSAMSGYILSKAAMNAYTRILAKKYPGFRVNFVCPGYAKTDINLNTGGLPVEEGAASVVNLALLPNDGPTGQFFFRSEVQSL
- the LOC133716662 gene encoding uncharacterized protein LOC133716662, with the protein product MAARLASSLALAEGKKKVDLHPSQGKGLWQSEVFMVGKLLTAREFKVRSFLGMFRSAWRVNGTLQVEEAEGGRVLFTFSDPTDRARVWRGAPWGFNRAPVALAEYDGVMPIEKVPLVKSSYWITLQGIPPAFRSERVMTMIGYTLGDFQEIDKQGKKVGKYRIRVEIPLIRPLSFQRWYWVEDMVEFLCKFRYDKLFGRCGVCGLITHVGLPCSGPALNEDDR